AAACTTGTATTATTGATTGTTTTACTATTTTTAATTCTCGTAACAGGAGCAATTACGATAATAAATTTTGCTAAGGGTTTAGGAGATAGCCATAATCAAATGGGGTAGTTCAAACCAATAAAAGTCTCATGAAGCTGGCGTTCCCAACTGTCGGGTGACAAGAAACATTATCTCATTAATTACCGCGTAAATTGCGGCATTTTTATTTTATGGGATCAAGTTCTTGTCGAAACCAAATGACAAGAACTTGATCCCATTCCCGATGGAACACTGTGAATTGAAGAAGGGGCTTAAGTAAAAGCCGGCAACGTGTCCTGCTCATTAACGGGTAGGATAGGTAATGAACTTAACTTGTAATACGATGTAGTGTGTATTACAATTTAGTTATCTTATTCGGGGGTGATAAACCGTGGACAAAGAATTGATGAAAGGAAGCATTGACATTTTATTGTTGGCAGAACTAAACCGTAATGATTCTTACGGGTATGAAATTGTAAAGAACTTAAAACAAAGAAGCAATAACTTCTACGATATGAGCGAGGGAACGTTATATCCTGCTTTAAGGCGCTTAGAGAATAAGGATTTTGTGACTTCGTATTGGGGAGAATCGAACGATGGGGGCAGAAGGAAGTATTACCGCATCACCGAAGATGGCAAATCAGAACTAAGACGCAAACTTAGCGAATGGAAGGAAATTCATTTCATGATATTAAACGTTACGGAAGGCGCGATATGAGTCATATTCAGCGTTACTTACAACAAATTTCTTCAAACCTTGATTGTGATTCCAGTACGAAAAAAGAGTTGATTGAGGAGTTTCAGGACCATTTGAAGTTATTAAAGAAGGAGTACATGGAGAAGGGACTTTCAGAGGATATAGCCGAAAAATGTGCGGTTTTCGACTTCGGGGAATACAAACCACTGCAACAAAAATTAAACCAAACACTTAATCCCTTCAAAATAATCTTAAAAGTAACGCAATGGCTATTCTTGGGTATATACACATGGTTCATACTAATGGCTTGTTTTATTGGAAAATTTGATAACTTATCTTACATAGATAATGCTGAAAGAGGGGTTACTCTAAGGTTTAATTGGGGGGCCAATCTCTATCCAAACCATAATTTGATTCCACTGAAAGGCATAGACCAAGAAATCGTTTCATCTATATTCTGGGTTGCCCGAAGAAATGCCTTTGATATTACATTCTTCAATACAGCTTTAGGTGTTGTTTTATTGTTTATTCCTTTAGGTTTTTTCCTTCCGGTATTATTTAAGGTCAATACTCTGAAGAAAATTCTGACTTATTCCGTTGTAATGGGGGTATCTATGGAATTGCTACAATTCATAACCCATACTGGAATTGTAGATGTAAATGATACTTTATTTTATGTAATCGGTTCAGCGATTGGATGGTTTATGTTCTCTTCCATAAGAAAAGTAAAAGTACAACAATTAGGAAATGTAAAAGCCTGATTGCTAAACTAACGGACACGATAGTTAAATCATTGCGGTGTTTGATGACGAAGACGCAATATCGAGCATATTGCACGGCACGGCGTTCCCCCCGTTGAAGCCGAGGAAGCATTTTGGGATGAGGACTGGCTTCCATTTCATGCCCATAGTGAACCTAGTAAACCCGCGCGAGCTCCTGGCGATCCGGATGGAATGATCAGAAAAAATCTTAGACCAATAAATAATGTGGGCAGATTAGTTAATTAATTACGAATGTTGATTTAGGGGGATTTATGGTAGATTATTAATGAGATTGAGCTTAGCTGAGAAAAGATTAGAAAGGTGAGATGAGATGAGCAGAGAAGAGATGAGAAAAGTAAAAGTGGTGAGCCTTGATTTTGCTGTGGGAAAAACGCAGTTTTTCAAGGAGGACTCGTTATGTTTGTAATCAAGGTAATTCTTTCAGCCATTGTTATTGCTACTGTTACAACAATCGCAAAAAAGAATACTTTACTTGCTGGTTTTATTGCTGCTTTTCCAATCACAAGCATGATTTCAATTGCTTGGATGGCTTACAACAAACAGAACAATACGGAGATTTCAAATTTCCTCATTAGTGTACTTTGGGGTATTATTCCAACAGTTGTAATGTTAGTGGCGACAGTAATTGGTTTGAAAAAGGGAATGCCACTAATTGCGTCAATTGGAATTGGGTTTAGCGTATGGCTTGCTTTTACAATTGTATTTCAAAAAATTAACGTCTAATTTTATTTTAAGCACTATCACCGTCGATAGTCTTTTCATTTGTTGCAAATTATAACAAATGTTCCGACTCCAGCATTGCACTCCCTCGGTACGAATTAGTTTTCTCACGAATGCTCGCTTATTCGCAGGATTCCGCCCCTTTTATGAGGGATGAAAGTTAGGAAGAGCGACCCCGTTATAGACGTTGGCAACATGAAGGCGTAGGGAAATAGAGGGGGAGGTTGTCGCCCCAGACATTTCCAGATACTGCACGCATTCTCCACGCCACCCTCGGAGGTTTTCACTCCCATGTCTCAACGGGTCTTTGCCCTCTCATTCCTTCGTTACACCTGTCCAAGGGGTGGAGGCCGGTCTTGCTAACGGTACGGGTCGGTGCCCTTTGGTTCAATGTATCCGGTACTCCGTGCTTTCTTTGAAATCCCGCGAATAAGCCAATCTACGTGCAACGCAACGGTATGACTTGGTTTAAGCAGCTTGCTGAAGAGGGCGTGTCTTCTGTGGGATGTAAGCTTGACCCGTACGTGCCATGCCGACCAGGATCCGAGCCAGTTTGCCGCATAGCTTCATGATCGACCTCATTTTCTTCATCTTCTTCACGTTCACATTGTATGCATGCATTGCTTGAAACTCGG
This is a stretch of genomic DNA from Paenibacillus sp. sptzw28. It encodes these proteins:
- a CDS encoding PadR family transcriptional regulator; the protein is MDKELMKGSIDILLLAELNRNDSYGYEIVKNLKQRSNNFYDMSEGTLYPALRRLENKDFVTSYWGESNDGGRRKYYRITEDGKSELRRKLSEWKEIHFMILNVTEGAI
- a CDS encoding DUF3147 family protein; translated protein: MFVIKVILSAIVIATVTTIAKKNTLLAGFIAAFPITSMISIAWMAYNKQNNTEISNFLISVLWGIIPTVVMLVATVIGLKKGMPLIASIGIGFSVWLAFTIVFQKINV
- a CDS encoding VanZ family protein yields the protein MEGNSFHDIKRYGRRDMSHIQRYLQQISSNLDCDSSTKKELIEEFQDHLKLLKKEYMEKGLSEDIAEKCAVFDFGEYKPLQQKLNQTLNPFKIILKVTQWLFLGIYTWFILMACFIGKFDNLSYIDNAERGVTLRFNWGANLYPNHNLIPLKGIDQEIVSSIFWVARRNAFDITFFNTALGVVLLFIPLGFFLPVLFKVNTLKKILTYSVVMGVSMELLQFITHTGIVDVNDTLFYVIGSAIGWFMFSSIRKVKVQQLGNVKA